The following is a genomic window from Staphylococcus capitis subsp. capitis.
CGGTATGGTTCTAACAGTTTAATACGTTTTTCCCAAACTTCATCAGGTTCACCCATAGATACCCAAACATCTGTATAAATTACATCAGATCCTTTGACTCCTTCATCGATATCATCAGTTACAAGGATTTTACCACCATTTTTCTCAGCTATATTATTACAACGGTTTAATAACTCGTCAGTTGGATTTAGTTCTTTGGGACATACGAGATGGAAGGTCATGCCCATAATTGCTGCTCCTTGCATTAAGGCATTTGCAACATTATTACGTCCATCTCCAACGTATGTGAAATTAATTTCATTATATGGTTTCTTTAATACTTCTTTAGCTGTTAAAAAGTCAGCAAGTACTTGTGTTGGATGATCTTCGTCAGTTAAACCATTCCATACCGGTACGCCAGAATATTTTGCCAAGTCTTCAACTACTCGTTGTGAAAATCCGCGATATTCTATGCCATCATACATTCCGCCTAAAACACGAGCAGTATCTTTGGCAGACTCTTTTTTACCCATTTGAGAACCTGTTGGTCCAAGATATGTTACATGTGCACCTTGATCATAAGCCGCTGTTTCAAATGCACATCGAGTACGCGTTGAATCTTTTTCAAAAAGTAGAGCGATATTTTTACCTTTCATTTTTTGTTGTTCTATTCCTGCATATTTTGCACGTTTAAGATCTTCAGATAAGTTAAGTAAAAATTCCATTTCTTTTTGTGTGAAGTCTAGCAAAGTTAAAAAGTTTCTATTTCTTAAATTTTTCATTTTAAATATCTCCTTTTTCATTAATTTTTTATTTTTTAATAATCCAATTTCTTTTATCTTGGTATATAATGTTTTCTGTTTTTAATTCT
Proteins encoded in this region:
- the argF gene encoding ornithine carbamoyltransferase, with product MKNLRNRNFLTLLDFTQKEMEFLLNLSEDLKRAKYAGIEQQKMKGKNIALLFEKDSTRTRCAFETAAYDQGAHVTYLGPTGSQMGKKESAKDTARVLGGMYDGIEYRGFSQRVVEDLAKYSGVPVWNGLTDEDHPTQVLADFLTAKEVLKKPYNEINFTYVGDGRNNVANALMQGAAIMGMTFHLVCPKELNPTDELLNRCNNIAEKNGGKILVTDDIDEGVKGSDVIYTDVWVSMGEPDEVWEKRIKLLEPYRVTKELMKKTGNPDTIFEHCLPSFHDTETKIGKQIQEKYGLNEMEVTNEVFESEQSVVFQEAENRAHTIKAVMVATLGE